In Bacillus sp. KH172YL63, one genomic interval encodes:
- a CDS encoding ABC transporter substrate-binding protein, with amino-acid sequence MLLGMLALSGCGSDKSSGGEDGEKQYVIGVTQIVEHPSLDAAFEGFKKALAENGFKEGENVKFDVQIAQGDQSNSQSIAKNFVGDGVDLIFANSTPSAQTALNATRDIPIIFTSVTDPVGAELVKSFDEPGENITGTTDTHPEAISKTLHFITDEMKAKKIGIVYNSGEQNAVVQVAEVNKLAKESGVEVVEATVSTSADVKQATESLVGRVDAIYIPKDNTVVSALESVITVANEKDIPLFVGELDSLKKGAIAASGFSYEDLGYQTGLMAVQVLKGEKKPSEIPVQAPENFELMFNKKAAEEQGVEVKEAWSELGKFVEEQ; translated from the coding sequence ATGTTATTGGGAATGCTGGCTCTGTCAGGGTGTGGCAGTGATAAGAGTTCCGGTGGTGAAGATGGAGAGAAACAGTACGTCATCGGGGTGACCCAGATTGTCGAACATCCATCTTTGGATGCAGCGTTTGAAGGATTCAAGAAAGCACTCGCTGAAAATGGGTTCAAAGAAGGGGAAAATGTAAAATTTGATGTTCAAATCGCCCAGGGTGATCAAAGTAACTCACAAAGCATCGCGAAGAATTTCGTCGGGGACGGTGTGGACCTCATCTTTGCAAACTCGACCCCAAGTGCACAAACGGCATTGAACGCAACGAGGGATATCCCGATCATTTTCACCTCAGTAACCGACCCTGTGGGTGCTGAATTGGTCAAGTCATTTGACGAGCCTGGTGAGAATATTACCGGAACAACAGATACGCATCCGGAAGCGATCTCCAAAACACTGCATTTTATCACGGATGAAATGAAGGCGAAGAAGATCGGGATTGTTTATAATTCCGGTGAACAAAACGCTGTCGTGCAGGTAGCTGAAGTGAATAAGCTTGCAAAAGAAAGCGGAGTCGAAGTGGTAGAAGCCACGGTTTCAACGTCTGCCGATGTTAAACAAGCGACTGAATCCCTCGTGGGTAGAGTCGATGCCATTTATATCCCGAAAGACAATACAGTCGTGTCGGCGCTTGAATCCGTCATCACTGTAGCGAACGAAAAGGATATCCCTCTATTCGTAGGAGAGCTTGATTCACTGAAAAAAGGTGCGATCGCAGCGAGCGGATTCAGCTACGAAGACCTTGGTTACCAAACCGGCTTGATGGCCGTGCAGGTTCTAAAAGGGGAGAAAAAACCTTCTGAAATCCCTGTACAGGCTCCGGAAAACTTTGAGTTGATGTTCAATAAGAAAGCAGCTGAAGAACAAGGTGTGGAAGTGAAGGAAGCCTGGTCTGAACTAGGGAAGTTTGTAGAAGAACAATAA
- a CDS encoding NAD(P)H-dependent flavin oxidoreductase: MNKLTDVLQIKYPIIQGGMGNISNAPLTAAISEAGALGTIGVGTMEVEEVEGIIIETKKRTRQPFALNIPVSITPHLKEMVRLVVKHGIPVVSLSAGNPAPLIPYFHEHHVKVICVVASKRQGMKAEEAGADIIVAEGYEAAGINSNLETTTLALIPQLIDTVSIPVVAAGGIGDGRGLASMLALGASGVQMGTRFIATKEAPFHANYKSALVEAGDNSTVIVGRSVGKVRRVMKTPYAANLLQKELEGVAPEEFNQMTSEDYHRIGALEGKLDEGFINGGQVSGLVADVPSVKELIERMIGDASNIFKKLSENSVGS, encoded by the coding sequence ATGAATAAACTCACGGACGTATTACAAATCAAGTATCCAATCATACAAGGCGGAATGGGGAATATCAGCAATGCACCGTTGACGGCGGCCATATCGGAGGCTGGGGCGCTCGGCACGATCGGTGTCGGGACGATGGAGGTAGAAGAGGTGGAAGGGATCATCATTGAAACGAAAAAGCGGACCCGTCAGCCATTCGCCCTCAATATCCCGGTTTCCATCACGCCTCACCTGAAGGAAATGGTGCGGCTGGTGGTGAAGCACGGCATTCCGGTCGTGTCTTTATCGGCAGGAAATCCGGCGCCTCTCATTCCTTATTTTCATGAACATCATGTGAAGGTGATCTGTGTCGTCGCTTCTAAACGCCAGGGAATGAAGGCTGAAGAAGCAGGTGCAGATATCATCGTGGCGGAGGGGTATGAGGCTGCGGGCATCAACTCCAATCTTGAAACGACTACACTTGCGCTCATTCCCCAGCTTATCGATACGGTGAGCATCCCGGTTGTGGCAGCAGGCGGAATCGGTGATGGAAGGGGGCTTGCTTCCATGCTTGCCCTTGGCGCGAGCGGCGTACAGATGGGAACGAGATTCATCGCAACGAAGGAAGCTCCTTTTCATGCAAACTATAAATCTGCCCTGGTGGAAGCAGGTGACAACAGCACGGTCATCGTCGGCCGTTCCGTCGGGAAGGTAAGGCGGGTCATGAAGACCCCGTATGCTGCAAACTTGCTTCAAAAGGAACTGGAGGGAGTGGCACCTGAAGAATTCAATCAAATGACTTCAGAAGACTACCACCGGATCGGTGCCTTAGAAGGGAAGCTGGATGAAGGCTTCATCAATGGAGGTCAGGTATCAGGATTGGTGGCTGACGTTCCTTCGGTGAAAGAATTGATTGAAAGAATGATAGGCGATGCCTCGAACATTTTTAAAAAGCTATCTGAAAATAGTGTTGGATCATAA
- the paaB gene encoding 1,2-phenylacetyl-CoA epoxidase subunit PaaB: MSDKGQNFYQEFEVFSKRTGGAQMQHQFSLLAPNHELAMVMAQENFMRREPVSDIWVVKRSDVRMMTPEERESVSRLDNKDYRNAKGYGYLKKKWRQYEQEMLDEKEIMSWGELVKKK, encoded by the coding sequence ATGTCTGATAAAGGTCAGAATTTTTATCAGGAGTTTGAAGTGTTCAGTAAAAGGACCGGCGGGGCACAGATGCAGCATCAATTCAGCCTGCTGGCACCGAATCATGAGCTTGCCATGGTGATGGCCCAGGAGAACTTCATGAGGCGGGAGCCTGTGTCGGATATATGGGTCGTGAAGCGTTCGGATGTGCGCATGATGACGCCTGAAGAAAGGGAAAGTGTGTCGCGCCTTGATAATAAAGATTACCGGAATGCGAAAGGGTACGGCTATTTGAAGAAGAAGTGGCGACAGTATGAACAGGAAATGTTAGACGAGAAGGAAATCATGTCATGGGGAGAGTTGGTGAAGAAGAAATGA
- a CDS encoding enoyl-CoA hydratase/isomerase family protein, with the protein MSRQYEYIVVNERDGLGFVELNRPKVLNAINRPMVSELVHALETLDRNDSVKVILLTGKGRAFAAGADIDEMAEDGAIDLELLNQFTEWDRLAWIKKPIIGAVQGFVLGGGFELALCCDLLFASEDATFGFPEVNLGVMPGAGGTQRLTKLIGKSRAMEWLLSGEMFTADQALQWGIINRTIPKELLIEETERFARKLASKPPLSLRLIKESVHKAVDSSIYEGMQYERKNFYLLFASEDQKEGMKAFVEKRKPDFKGK; encoded by the coding sequence ATGAGTAGGCAGTACGAATATATCGTCGTCAACGAAAGGGACGGACTTGGTTTCGTTGAATTGAACCGGCCGAAAGTACTGAATGCAATCAATCGCCCGATGGTGTCGGAACTGGTCCATGCCTTGGAGACATTGGACCGGAACGATTCAGTGAAAGTGATTCTGCTGACAGGAAAGGGCAGGGCGTTTGCTGCAGGTGCCGATATCGATGAAATGGCAGAGGACGGGGCCATTGATTTGGAGTTGTTGAATCAATTCACTGAGTGGGACCGCCTTGCCTGGATCAAAAAGCCGATCATCGGGGCGGTTCAGGGATTTGTGTTGGGTGGAGGGTTCGAGCTTGCCCTTTGTTGTGATCTGCTGTTTGCCTCCGAGGATGCGACATTCGGCTTTCCGGAAGTGAATCTTGGCGTCATGCCGGGGGCGGGCGGAACCCAGAGGCTCACGAAACTGATCGGGAAATCCCGGGCGATGGAATGGCTGCTGTCAGGAGAGATGTTCACGGCAGATCAGGCGCTTCAATGGGGGATCATCAATCGGACGATCCCTAAAGAGTTATTAATAGAAGAAACAGAGAGATTTGCCAGAAAGCTGGCTTCAAAGCCGCCACTTTCCCTGCGGTTGATCAAGGAGTCGGTCCATAAAGCGGTGGACTCTTCGATCTATGAAGGGATGCAGTATGAAAGGAAGAATTTCTATCTCCTGTTTGCATCCGAAGACCAGAAAGAAGGCATGAAAGCTTTCGTGGAAAAACGAAAACCGGATTTTAAAGGGAAATAA
- the paaC gene encoding 1,2-phenylacetyl-CoA epoxidase subunit PaaC, which produces MGRVGEEEMKVKGPQDIPNADYKEALLSLLYQLADDDFILAYRGSEWLGLAPHIEEDVAFSSINQDTMGHATMFYQLLEDLGEGDQDALAHGRKADDRRNAILLEEVNGPGHYLEEPRYDWAFTVVRHYFYSVAKKVRIDALKNSSYEPLADMAVKINTELYYHLLHWKTWFIQLMNAGSEARGRMNEAIDRVLNEFQGVLTLGPKGKEMALMALIEGEESMTKRWESALQPVFQSANLAFPPQIRMQKGNGRLGEHTGDLNQALATLSEVYQTNPQASW; this is translated from the coding sequence ATGGGGAGAGTTGGTGAAGAAGAAATGAAGGTGAAAGGTCCACAGGACATCCCGAATGCAGATTATAAAGAAGCCCTACTCAGTCTCCTCTATCAATTGGCAGATGATGATTTCATCCTTGCTTACCGGGGGTCTGAATGGCTGGGGCTCGCTCCCCATATTGAAGAAGATGTCGCGTTTTCATCCATCAACCAGGATACGATGGGGCACGCCACGATGTTTTATCAGCTACTGGAGGACCTGGGCGAAGGGGATCAGGACGCTCTTGCCCACGGGCGTAAGGCGGATGACCGAAGAAATGCCATTCTCCTTGAAGAGGTGAATGGACCCGGGCATTATCTGGAAGAACCACGATACGATTGGGCTTTCACCGTGGTGCGGCATTATTTCTACAGCGTCGCGAAAAAGGTACGGATCGATGCGCTGAAGAACTCGTCCTATGAACCGCTGGCCGACATGGCCGTCAAGATCAATACGGAATTATACTATCACCTGCTGCATTGGAAAACCTGGTTCATTCAGCTGATGAATGCGGGAAGTGAAGCGAGGGGACGGATGAATGAGGCGATCGACAGGGTGCTGAATGAATTCCAGGGGGTCCTCACTCTTGGGCCAAAAGGAAAAGAAATGGCACTCATGGCCCTGATCGAAGGAGAAGAGAGCATGACGAAGCGCTGGGAGTCTGCACTTCAGCCGGTCTTTCAATCTGCAAATCTCGCTTTTCCCCCGCAAATCAGGATGCAAAAAGGGAACGGACGCCTTGGGGAACATACCGGGGATCTGAATCAGGCGCTTGCCACTTTAAGTGAAGTGTATCAAACAAATCCCCAGGCGAGCTGGTAA
- a CDS encoding enoyl-CoA hydratase-related protein, whose translation MYETIKYEVKNNVAWITMNRPDKLNAFIRQLNLEIQKAVKESSRNEEVRAIVITGEGRAFCSGQDLSEVDESMDHGEVLRHNYGPMVKEIEQCEKPVIAAVNGVAAGAGFSLALACDFRLVSEKASFVQAFVHVGLVPDSGNLYYLSKIVGYAKAMELAVFGEKIKAEEAEKLGLVTKIIPLEAWEEDTARFAERIASMPTKAIGLMKRLLKGSGDASFNEYLEKEACAQRIAGLTDDHREGVTAFMEKRKPVFHGK comes from the coding sequence ATGTACGAAACGATTAAGTATGAAGTGAAGAATAACGTGGCATGGATCACGATGAATCGCCCGGATAAGCTGAATGCTTTCATCCGCCAGCTCAATCTCGAGATCCAAAAAGCGGTGAAGGAGTCTTCCCGGAATGAAGAAGTGAGGGCGATCGTCATCACGGGGGAAGGCAGGGCATTCTGCTCGGGGCAGGATTTAAGTGAAGTCGATGAAAGCATGGATCACGGTGAAGTCCTCCGACATAACTACGGACCGATGGTGAAGGAAATCGAACAGTGTGAAAAACCAGTCATCGCCGCCGTCAACGGAGTGGCGGCAGGTGCCGGATTCAGCCTTGCGCTTGCCTGTGATTTCAGGCTTGTGTCAGAGAAAGCAAGCTTCGTGCAGGCATTCGTACATGTCGGACTGGTCCCGGATTCAGGGAATCTCTATTACTTATCAAAAATCGTAGGATACGCCAAAGCCATGGAGCTTGCTGTATTCGGGGAAAAGATCAAGGCAGAGGAGGCAGAGAAACTGGGTCTCGTCACGAAGATCATCCCTCTCGAGGCGTGGGAGGAAGATACGGCCCGCTTCGCAGAACGGATCGCCTCGATGCCAACGAAGGCAATCGGCTTGATGAAGCGGTTATTGAAGGGAAGCGGTGATGCATCCTTCAATGAATACTTAGAAAAAGAAGCCTGTGCCCAGCGGATCGCAGGTCTGACAGATGACCACCGGGAAGGTGTCACGGCTTTTATGGAAAAACGAAAACCGGTCTTTCACGGTAAATAA
- a CDS encoding EthD family reductase, with protein sequence MVKLIALYKHPENKESFDEHYFNTHAPITAKIPGLKKMEVTRIVGSPMGGEGKYYLMCEMYYDSHEALKAAMKSDEGKASGKDLMGFAADLVTLMIGEEVNE encoded by the coding sequence ATGGTAAAACTGATCGCATTATACAAGCACCCTGAAAACAAAGAGTCATTCGATGAGCATTATTTCAACACACACGCTCCGATCACTGCAAAGATCCCTGGTCTTAAAAAGATGGAAGTGACAAGGATCGTCGGCTCCCCGATGGGTGGAGAAGGCAAGTATTACTTAATGTGTGAAATGTATTATGACAGTCATGAAGCATTGAAAGCGGCCATGAAGTCCGATGAAGGAAAAGCATCAGGAAAGGATTTAATGGGATTCGCAGCAGACCTTGTCACACTCATGATCGGCGAAGAAGTGAATGAGTAG
- a CDS encoding aldehyde dehydrogenase family protein, producing the protein MSTVKEQSFEVLEMKRDHYSLVINGQRMESGAGETFTTYNPATGEPIATVSLASVEDAEKAVEAARHAFDYGKWKKFPINKRSRVLNKIAGIMRSRFNELVSLEIMDSGKSLTAAQGQVMQAIEDFEFYAGAIVGHRGTVNNVPGQFTNVAEKEPVGVCAQIIPWNYPLMMAAWKIAPAIAAGCSVVVKPATLTPLTAIVLGEICIEAGVPEGVVNIIPGAGSTVGNYLVEHEKVDKVAFTGSTPIGKNIMEKASQTLKRVTLELGGKSPNIVFEDADVDAAVDGSLFGIFYNTGQSCEARSRLYVHEDIYDAFMEKFVEKTKKLKLADPHDKGTHIGAIINQSQLDTIDGYVQSAKEEGATVLVGGKPATVENFEKGYWYEPTIITDVNHEMKVVKEEIFGPVVVVMKFKDEKEAIKLANDSEYGLGSAVWTQNHGRATRVSKAIQAGIVMVNCPFSAFPGTPFGGYKQSGFGRELCVETLDLYTETKSIISYFGNRPLNPFGV; encoded by the coding sequence ATGTCTACAGTTAAAGAGCAAAGCTTTGAAGTACTTGAAATGAAAAGGGATCATTATTCATTGGTGATCAACGGTCAGCGCATGGAGAGCGGGGCGGGAGAAACCTTTACTACTTACAATCCGGCAACGGGAGAACCGATTGCGACGGTATCACTTGCATCGGTTGAAGACGCGGAAAAAGCGGTCGAAGCGGCAAGGCATGCGTTTGACTACGGGAAATGGAAGAAGTTCCCGATCAATAAGAGATCCCGGGTGCTGAACAAAATCGCCGGCATCATGAGATCCCGTTTCAATGAGCTTGTTTCCCTTGAGATCATGGACAGCGGGAAGTCACTGACTGCTGCACAGGGACAGGTGATGCAGGCGATCGAAGACTTTGAATTTTATGCTGGGGCGATCGTTGGTCACCGTGGGACGGTCAACAACGTGCCTGGTCAATTCACAAACGTGGCTGAGAAAGAGCCAGTTGGTGTGTGCGCCCAGATCATCCCATGGAATTATCCGCTGATGATGGCGGCGTGGAAGATTGCACCGGCGATTGCAGCAGGCTGTTCGGTTGTCGTGAAGCCGGCGACACTGACGCCGCTTACGGCCATCGTCCTTGGCGAAATCTGCATCGAAGCCGGAGTGCCTGAAGGGGTCGTCAACATCATCCCGGGAGCAGGCTCGACAGTCGGAAACTACCTGGTAGAGCATGAGAAGGTCGACAAAGTGGCTTTCACAGGTTCAACCCCAATCGGTAAAAACATCATGGAAAAAGCATCCCAGACATTGAAGCGTGTCACCCTTGAATTAGGCGGGAAGTCACCGAACATCGTGTTTGAAGATGCCGATGTGGATGCAGCCGTAGACGGATCGCTGTTCGGAATCTTCTATAATACAGGTCAATCCTGTGAAGCCCGTTCCCGTTTATACGTCCATGAAGATATTTATGATGCGTTCATGGAAAAGTTCGTAGAGAAGACGAAGAAGCTGAAGCTTGCCGATCCACACGATAAAGGGACACATATCGGGGCGATCATCAACCAGTCTCAGCTCGATACGATCGACGGTTACGTACAATCGGCGAAAGAAGAGGGAGCGACAGTCCTGGTCGGAGGAAAGCCTGCCACCGTAGAAAACTTTGAAAAGGGCTACTGGTATGAGCCGACGATCATCACTGATGTGAACCACGAGATGAAAGTCGTCAAGGAAGAAATCTTTGGACCCGTTGTCGTAGTGATGAAGTTCAAGGATGAAAAAGAAGCGATCAAGCTTGCAAATGACAGTGAGTATGGACTTGGATCAGCCGTCTGGACTCAGAATCATGGCCGTGCGACGCGGGTTTCGAAAGCGATCCAGGCAGGTATCGTCATGGTGAACTGTCCGTTCTCCGCATTCCCGGGCACGCCGTTCGGAGGCTACAAGCAATCAGGATTCGGCCGTGAGCTCTGTGTTGAAACGCTTGATCTCTACACAGAAACCAAAAGCATCATTTCCTATTTCGGTAACCGTCCGTTGAATCCATTCGGAGTATAA
- a CDS encoding 3-hydroxyacyl-CoA dehydrogenase, translating to MTQHIVVVGSGVMGRGIAYVSATGGFRTTLVDIKQEQLNHAKDEIQLLFQKGLERQKLTQQQYVEAMEGLDYSTNLSIAVRDADVVIEAVPEKTDIKQGVFQVLDAHAPEACYLATNTSTMSPTEIGSFTKRPDKVIAMHFFNPVHKMPLVEIVRGLETSDETAAVIQQVAERMGKETVVINEFPGFVTSRISALVGNEAFYMLQEGLGSPEEIDKAIKLGLNYPMGPFELGDLVGLDTRLNNLKYLHEKLGEKYRPAPLLEQYVKAGRLGRKTGKGVYDYLKVKEKEHQS from the coding sequence ATGACACAGCATATCGTAGTCGTTGGTTCCGGCGTAATGGGGAGAGGGATCGCCTATGTCTCCGCGACGGGGGGATTTCGCACAACCCTTGTGGATATCAAACAGGAGCAGCTGAATCATGCCAAGGATGAAATTCAGCTTCTTTTCCAAAAGGGTCTGGAACGTCAAAAACTGACACAGCAGCAGTATGTAGAGGCCATGGAGGGTCTGGACTATTCAACGAACCTGTCCATTGCCGTACGGGATGCGGATGTGGTGATTGAAGCCGTCCCTGAAAAAACCGATATCAAACAAGGTGTCTTCCAAGTACTCGATGCCCATGCCCCTGAAGCATGCTATTTGGCAACGAACACTTCGACGATGAGCCCGACTGAAATCGGCTCCTTTACAAAACGGCCGGACAAAGTGATCGCCATGCATTTCTTCAATCCTGTACATAAAATGCCCCTTGTTGAGATTGTAAGGGGATTGGAAACGAGCGATGAAACAGCGGCGGTGATCCAGCAGGTCGCTGAAAGGATGGGGAAAGAAACGGTTGTCATCAATGAGTTCCCAGGCTTTGTCACAAGCAGGATCAGCGCGCTGGTCGGAAACGAAGCATTTTACATGCTGCAGGAAGGGCTCGGTTCTCCGGAAGAAATCGATAAAGCGATCAAGCTCGGCCTCAACTACCCGATGGGCCCATTTGAGCTCGGGGACCTTGTTGGATTGGACACACGCTTGAATAACCTGAAATACCTTCACGAAAAGCTTGGGGAAAAGTATCGCCCGGCACCGCTCCTGGAGCAATACGTAAAGGCAGGCCGTCTGGGGCGGAAAACAGGCAAGGGTGTTTATGACTATCTGAAGGTGAAAGAAAAGGAGCATCAGTCATGA
- the paaX gene encoding phenylacetic acid degradation operon negative regulatory protein PaaX has protein sequence MNTRSMIFTLYGDYIRHYGNKIWIGSLIRLLNEFGHNDQAVRAAISRMNKQGWVQAEKQGNKSYYSLTERGATRMEEAANRIFKLKPEQWDGKWRILMYSIPEEIRSIRDELRKELVWSGFGTLSTSTWISPNNLDTQVRSLIDKYDIKDYVDFFIAEYEGPNENQRLIEKSWDLNDINDRYQEFISHYSQRYMIDKSKIGKGQMTDAECFVERTKLVHEYRKFLFVDPGLPEELLPEKWLGAHAATLFGEYYKELAEPASRFFESVFEDGNELKNKDHSYNVMTHPLLLD, from the coding sequence ATGAATACAAGATCAATGATCTTCACACTGTATGGTGATTACATACGCCACTATGGAAATAAAATCTGGATCGGCAGCCTGATCCGTCTTCTCAATGAATTCGGTCACAACGATCAGGCGGTGCGGGCCGCGATTTCGAGGATGAATAAGCAAGGCTGGGTCCAGGCTGAGAAGCAGGGGAACAAAAGCTACTATTCCCTGACTGAGCGGGGGGCGACCCGTATGGAAGAGGCGGCCAACCGGATCTTCAAGCTTAAGCCCGAGCAATGGGACGGCAAATGGAGGATCCTCATGTATTCAATCCCCGAGGAAATCAGAAGCATCCGGGACGAATTGAGGAAAGAGTTGGTGTGGAGCGGATTCGGCACGCTGTCCACGAGCACCTGGATCTCACCTAATAATCTGGACACCCAGGTTCGCTCTTTGATTGATAAATATGATATTAAAGACTATGTCGACTTCTTCATCGCTGAGTATGAAGGTCCTAACGAGAATCAAAGATTGATTGAAAAGAGCTGGGACCTGAATGACATCAACGACCGTTATCAGGAATTCATCTCCCACTACAGTCAGCGATATATGATAGATAAAAGTAAAATCGGGAAGGGGCAGATGACAGACGCAGAATGCTTCGTAGAAAGAACGAAGCTCGTCCATGAGTACCGGAAATTCCTGTTTGTCGATCCAGGACTGCCTGAAGAGCTCCTTCCCGAGAAATGGCTCGGTGCCCACGCAGCCACCCTGTTCGGTGAGTACTACAAAGAGCTTGCAGAACCGGCTTCCCGTTTCTTCGAGAGCGTATTCGAAGACGGTAACGAATTAAAAAACAAAGACCACAGCTACAACGTCATGACCCATCCTTTACTTCTTGATTGA
- the paaD gene encoding 1,2-phenylacetyl-CoA epoxidase subunit PaaD: MREMTVTVLDVLHTVKDPEIDSISIVDLGMVHRIEHEKDEVLIELLPTFVGCPALDIIRGNVEKACREKLGVERITVNFVYSPPWTSERLTENGRERLKEFGIAPPPEHFTGEEDWEIHCPYCDSPYTSMENLFGPTACRSILYCKQCRNPFEAMKPISTMM, encoded by the coding sequence ATGAGGGAGATGACGGTAACCGTGTTGGATGTGCTTCATACAGTGAAAGATCCTGAAATCGACTCGATCAGCATCGTGGATCTTGGGATGGTCCACCGCATCGAGCATGAAAAGGATGAGGTGTTGATTGAACTCCTCCCGACTTTTGTCGGCTGTCCCGCCCTGGATATCATCAGGGGCAATGTGGAAAAGGCGTGCAGGGAGAAGCTTGGGGTTGAAAGGATAACGGTGAACTTCGTCTACTCCCCGCCATGGACTTCGGAAAGACTGACCGAAAATGGACGGGAGAGACTGAAGGAATTCGGCATCGCGCCGCCACCTGAGCATTTTACAGGAGAAGAAGACTGGGAAATTCACTGTCCCTATTGTGATTCACCTTATACGTCGATGGAAAATCTATTCGGCCCGACTGCCTGCAGAAGCATTCTGTACTGCAAACAGTGCCGGAATCCGTTTGAAGCGATGAAACCGATATCGACAATGATGTAA
- a CDS encoding thiolase family protein, producing the protein MREVVIVDAVRTPIGKYKGSLKEVRPDDLGAHVIKALVERNPHVAPESIEEVVFGNANGAGEDNRNVARMSVLLAGLPVEVGATTINRLCGSGLDAVNYAARAILANEGDIFIAGGTESMTRAPYVMAKSAQDFPRGNMEMFDTTIGWRFVNPKLKEEYGTDSMPETAENVAKQFGISREEQDHFAYWSQMKAKQAMDEERFKDEIVPVELRDRKGNSTTFGRDEHPRPETNHEKLQKLKPLFPGGTVTAGNASGVNDGASALLLMSREKADELGITPLARYMTSATAGLEPSVMGLGPIYATRKVLKRSGLEMDQVGLVELNEAFAAQSIACIRELGLDEERVNVNGGAIAFGHPLGASGARILTTLIYEMKRRNVRYGLSTMCIGVGQGIATLVENMQS; encoded by the coding sequence ATGAGGGAAGTCGTCATTGTCGATGCCGTCAGGACACCGATTGGCAAATATAAAGGCTCCCTGAAAGAGGTGCGGCCCGATGACCTCGGTGCCCATGTCATTAAAGCGCTTGTGGAACGGAACCCCCATGTGGCCCCGGAGAGCATCGAGGAAGTCGTTTTCGGGAATGCGAACGGGGCAGGGGAGGACAACCGGAACGTAGCCCGGATGTCTGTACTTCTTGCCGGCCTGCCGGTTGAAGTCGGTGCGACCACAATCAACCGGCTGTGCGGATCAGGCCTTGATGCCGTCAACTATGCGGCAAGGGCGATCCTCGCTAACGAAGGGGATATTTTCATAGCGGGCGGGACAGAAAGCATGACCCGTGCTCCCTACGTCATGGCCAAATCTGCACAGGACTTTCCGAGAGGGAATATGGAAATGTTTGATACCACGATCGGCTGGCGGTTCGTCAATCCAAAGCTGAAGGAAGAATACGGCACCGATTCCATGCCTGAAACCGCCGAAAATGTCGCGAAGCAGTTCGGCATCTCCCGGGAAGAACAGGACCACTTTGCCTACTGGAGCCAAATGAAAGCAAAACAGGCGATGGATGAAGAACGGTTCAAAGATGAAATCGTCCCGGTGGAGCTCAGGGACCGCAAAGGAAATTCAACCACCTTCGGGAGGGATGAACATCCAAGACCGGAGACGAATCATGAGAAATTACAGAAACTGAAGCCTTTATTTCCAGGAGGGACCGTGACGGCAGGGAACGCCTCAGGGGTCAATGACGGGGCATCGGCCCTGTTGCTCATGAGCAGGGAGAAGGCGGACGAACTGGGCATCACCCCCCTTGCACGCTATATGACGTCTGCCACGGCAGGTCTCGAACCGTCCGTCATGGGCCTTGGACCGATCTATGCCACAAGGAAGGTGCTGAAGCGTTCCGGTCTCGAAATGGACCAGGTAGGCCTAGTCGAGCTGAACGAAGCCTTTGCCGCACAATCCATCGCCTGCATCCGTGAACTCGGTCTCGATGAAGAAAGGGTCAACGTCAACGGAGGAGCCATCGCCTTTGGCCACCCACTCGGTGCAAGCGGTGCCCGCATCCTTACCACCCTTATATATGAAATGAAAAGAAGAAACGTACGCTACGGCCTTTCCACCATGTGCATCGGTGTCGGTCAGGGGATCGCGACACTGGTGGAAAACATGCAATCGTAA